In the genome of Danio rerio strain Tuebingen ecotype United States chromosome 23, GRCz12tu, whole genome shotgun sequence, one region contains:
- the fam43b gene encoding protein FAM43B, which translates to MLPWKRSKFVLVENESKSKPKSLGAGLTYHSLLSTLLHSCPDLLPDCPFHWLGSVFHSKRQKVELNKEEPTYNVRYLGSAVTIVAKGEDCTQEAVAKIWTRSNYGEQSAKMKITVGPHGIRMGVDKSGKKKPSHLFSLNRITYCTADPFRPKILAWIYRHQVKNKAVVLRCHAVLLAKAEKARALALSLYQNTTSAFTEFKRLKRQSDFRHCQQQLLGEDIVPLMPLRRLLNGQCHYQPPAEKPGSATRLSSITEEEEDEDELGGAQSTNTSPEKDVGKIVNRLDEVSVTSWDEAQMTISTLV; encoded by the coding sequence ATGCTGCCCTGGAAAAGGAGTAAGTTTGTGCTAGTGGAGAATGAGTCCAAAAGCAAGCCGAAAAGTCTTGGAGCTGGGCTAACTTACCATTCGCTGCTGTCGACTTTGCTCCACTCTTGTCCGGATCTCCTTCCCGACTGCCCGTTCCACTGGTTGGGGAGCGTCTTCCACAGCAAACGGCAAAAAGTGGAGCTTAATAAGGAGGAACCCACCTATAATGTGCGTTACCTGGGCAGCGCGGTCACTATTGTGGCTAAAGGCGAGGACTGTACGCAGGAGGCGGTGGCTAAGATTTGGACCCGCAGCAACTATGGCGAACAGAGCGCTAAGATGAAGATAACTGTAGGGCCTCATGGGATACGCATGGGAGTTGATAAAAGTGGCAAAAAGAAGCCTAGTCACCTCTTTTCTCTCAACCGGATCACGTACTGCACTGCTGATCCATTCCGGCCCAAGATATTAGCGTGGATTTACAGGCATCAGGTGAAGAATAAAGCGGTGGTGCTGCGCTGCCATGCTGTCCTATTGGCCAAGGCGGAAAAGGCCAGAGCGCTAGCGCTCAGCCTCTACCAAAACACAACATCTGCGTTCACAGAGTTCAAGAGGCTAAAGCGCCAATCTGACTTCCGTCATTGCCAGCAGCAGCTGCTGGGTGAAGACATCGTGCCTCTTATGCCTCTTCGGAGACTCCTGAATGGCCAATGCCACTACCAGCCACCTGCAGAAAAGCCCGGGAGCGCCACACGACTTTCTTCGATTacagaggaagaggaggatgagGATGAACTGGGGGGTGCCCAATCCACAAACACCAGTCCAGAGAAAGATGTGGGGAAGATTGTAAATAGACTGGATGAGGTTTCAGTTACCAGCTGGGATGAAGCACAGATGACTATCAGCACTCTGGTGTGA